In Microvenator marinus, one genomic interval encodes:
- a CDS encoding transglycosylase SLT domain-containing protein produces the protein MATKRFIVLICLLWALPTYAWSPVHLILAENASNPVMATEIGLRVALSANTQSNPLLESAAWRVVAKNSPDLFEFARAKELERKAAGGQPLSTQELDLLLNSPFPGTKHAALKAKTTEDVAEKALMSSEREELCEWLRAADLANNVPGSFYAHCTKAEEANWGPSGFKPSSEQLARRGIRLWSEVRFITADQSFEKVKWDELDTELRCFARYAHAQSVFRLRQRNTVEDMHAAMLGECASAPDSHIRALYFVAKRRYDLGALDESKQRFEELLKTYPERSHADDALMYLARIARDQNERPAQKSYLNKALTSYPGGDMIFEIAWEYLEPLYRAREFEAFLDELRSLSLPPHDNQYYSQGRLAYFEAQALLSLGRDNESQAVHLQNWQTYPASFYGPLSYLRLKEAGIDAPKFEIRNGVPAAVERPMNAGLLADVGHPEWLADFLAARAKTPDEIWLSAYWADRAGRFPFSHNQIRRRVDGRPWLTTEGSNRFIERWRWGVAWPNPFAQELRDAVDAEAKQAGGQRVHPALPASIMREESSFIEDIESYAGALGLMQLMPRTALGHDDDIPGDATPDRLKTAEINVRVGADHLFWLAKNFDDHPVLIAAAYNAGSGALRKWIKRYPSDDIALFVEDIPPLQTRDYTKRVIGSYIAYRILNGESVDPRIAAPPK, from the coding sequence AAGAATTCACCAGATTTGTTTGAGTTTGCGAGGGCCAAGGAGCTGGAGCGCAAAGCAGCTGGGGGGCAGCCTCTCTCGACTCAGGAGTTGGACCTACTTTTGAATTCTCCGTTCCCCGGCACAAAACACGCGGCTCTCAAGGCAAAGACTACGGAAGACGTGGCCGAAAAGGCATTGATGTCCAGTGAGCGCGAAGAACTTTGCGAGTGGCTACGTGCCGCTGATTTGGCCAACAATGTTCCCGGTTCTTTCTACGCGCATTGCACGAAGGCGGAGGAGGCAAACTGGGGACCGTCAGGCTTTAAGCCTTCTTCTGAGCAACTTGCACGCCGAGGAATTCGGCTCTGGTCAGAAGTCAGATTCATCACCGCCGACCAAAGTTTTGAGAAGGTGAAGTGGGACGAGTTGGACACCGAGCTCAGGTGTTTCGCACGCTACGCCCATGCACAGTCTGTGTTTCGGCTTCGTCAGCGAAACACTGTAGAAGACATGCATGCGGCGATGCTCGGCGAGTGTGCCTCCGCGCCTGATTCACATATTCGTGCGCTCTACTTTGTGGCGAAGCGTCGATACGACCTTGGGGCGCTTGACGAAAGTAAACAACGGTTTGAAGAACTCCTAAAGACCTACCCTGAACGCTCTCACGCAGATGACGCGCTGATGTATCTCGCGCGAATCGCGCGCGACCAGAACGAACGACCCGCTCAAAAGTCGTATCTCAACAAGGCCCTTACTTCGTACCCAGGTGGTGACATGATCTTTGAGATTGCCTGGGAGTACCTGGAGCCGTTGTACCGTGCCAGGGAGTTTGAAGCCTTTCTAGATGAGTTGAGATCACTGAGCCTACCACCCCATGATAACCAGTATTATAGCCAGGGCCGACTCGCCTATTTTGAAGCACAGGCCCTCTTAAGTCTCGGCAGAGACAACGAATCACAGGCCGTTCATTTGCAGAATTGGCAGACCTATCCGGCCTCCTTCTACGGTCCACTTTCGTACCTACGACTCAAAGAAGCCGGGATCGACGCACCGAAATTTGAGATTCGAAACGGGGTTCCAGCCGCTGTGGAGCGTCCGATGAACGCAGGGCTCTTGGCCGATGTTGGTCATCCTGAATGGTTGGCCGACTTTTTGGCGGCTCGGGCCAAAACCCCCGATGAAATCTGGCTTTCCGCCTATTGGGCGGATAGAGCGGGTAGATTTCCGTTCAGCCATAATCAGATTCGAAGAAGGGTTGATGGAAGGCCGTGGTTAACCACTGAAGGCTCCAACCGTTTCATCGAGCGTTGGAGGTGGGGGGTCGCGTGGCCGAATCCGTTCGCTCAGGAACTTCGCGATGCTGTTGATGCGGAGGCCAAGCAGGCCGGTGGCCAACGGGTTCACCCCGCCCTACCCGCTTCGATCATGCGCGAGGAATCGAGCTTCATTGAAGACATCGAATCCTATGCAGGTGCGCTTGGACTTATGCAGTTGATGCCGCGCACAGCGCTTGGGCATGATGACGATATTCCTGGAGATGCCACGCCAGACCGCCTCAAGACCGCGGAAATCAATGTCCGCGTGGGTGCAGACCATCTCTTCTGGTTGGCAAAGAATTTCGACGACCATCCAGTATTGATTGCCGCGGCCTATAACGCGGGTTCCGGCGCCCTTCGTAAGTGGATAAAGCGCTACCCGTCTGACGATATCGCGCTCTTTGTTGAAGACATCCCCCCGCTTCAAACCCGCGACTACACCAAGCGTGTGATCGGCAGCTATATCGCGTATCGCATCCTCAACGGTGAGTCCGTGGACCCGAGGATTGCAGCGCCGCCCAAGTAA